The following proteins come from a genomic window of Archocentrus centrarchus isolate MPI-CPG fArcCen1 chromosome 3, fArcCen1, whole genome shotgun sequence:
- the marveld3 gene encoding MARVEL domain-containing protein 3, which produces MPERGRHHQSNEYRSRDKHYSHNRDYSGYDVEDRGSAGDRRARENMQRDVTPASHKEAPAYRDYGHEGTSRWPRETSMNLSERENYEQQLRPTLYNFRYILSSRGLIQLGEIFVNLLIIICAGVPYSNNGGYRDLASLGGIYYYQFGGAGAFTGADAQKVQELDRQFHQLKRPPYIFAMVVGGILLIYACVMLGLGIFRVPFRCPPVLLVEAILNFLIGLGYIPGMAIFFIKLKEVYDSPICKEREQMYQSKGHKGFECQYHGADIAEGLFGVLGVLCFIFCAVLAVKAFRSVRELKKQRTIEGNDF; this is translated from the exons ATGCCAGAGAGGGGAAGACACCATCAGAGTAATGAGTACAGAAGCAGGGATAAACACTATTCACACAATCGAGACTACTCTGGGTATGATGTCGAGGACAGAGGCTCTGCAGGTGACCGGAGGGCCAGAGAAAACATGCAGAGGGACGTGACTCCTGCCTCACACAAGGAGGCACCTGCTTACAGAGACTATGGGCACGAAGGAACCTCAAGATG GCCCAGAGAGACTTCAATGAATCTTTCTGAGAGGGAGAATTACGAGCAACAACTGAGACCGACTCTTTACAATTTCAGATACATCTTAAGCAGCAGAG GTCTCATTCAGCTTGGAGAGATATTTGTGAACCTGCTTATCATAATCTGTGCCGGAGTGCCATATAGCAACAATGGGGGTTACCGTGACCTGGCCAGCCTTGGAGGAATCTACTATTATCAGTTTGGTGGAGCCGGTGCCTTCACTGGAGCCGATGCACAGAAAGTGCAGGAGCTAGACCGGCAATTCCATCAGCTCAAGCGGCCTCCATACATCTTCGCCATGGTGGTTGGTGGAATTTTACTGATCTATGCCTGTGTCATGCTGGGCCTGGGGATTTTCAGAGTCCCTTTCCGCTGCCCCCCTGTGCTGCTTGTGGAGGCTATACTGAATTTCCTGATCGGCCTAGGTTACATCCCCGGAATGGCCATCTTCTTTATTAAACTGAAGGAAGTCTATGACAGTCCCATTTGTAAGGAGAGGGAGCAGATGTACCAGAGCAAAGGGCACAAAGGGTTTGAGTGCCAGTACCATGGTGCAGATATTGCAGAGGGACTGTTTGGGGTGTTGGGGGTGCTTTGTTTCATCTTTTGTGCAGTGTTAGCTGTCAAGGCTTTTAGGTCAGTGcgagagctgaagaagcaaaGAACCATCGAGGGCAATGATTTTTAA